A genomic region of Papaver somniferum cultivar HN1 chromosome 7, ASM357369v1, whole genome shotgun sequence contains the following coding sequences:
- the LOC113295145 gene encoding uncharacterized protein LOC113295145, giving the protein MLVVELKKDIVGVKVSRKAPPITHLLFADDILIFGQANMQHVNNILQIIKEFGNLPGQMLNFEKSCVYFSNNLSPYTCDTLANALNMSLVVDSEKYLGAPLLLGHSKLNFWRGHKTGKGIKFIAWDNINKSKDLGGIGFRDLETFNISLICKLVWKIISDNDELWIQILRAKCGTRINIWMDNWVIGLGHPPVSADGLVNTVSYTYGSDIFHEGTRNWKESPIHYLFEPISASKILDMNVPVIGNDTLIWFLDRKGLFSVKSVYNVMTRQSEVVTGTYVIPQQVWKTLWKIKLPHKVKLFVWKCIQDIVPTRDKLSRYKCGIETHSWFFYRVISWFHTRANLNFGTEISTESLNKLLMVFVWSIWKDRCSKKFQNHDPNRVMTLDNINKMVYYVPSHAVNLNTQLQIHKWKPPDFGYLKINIDASFFKESLQGGTRLIIRNFAGHCHGVQGQYFNVGMMQGIEVELECKALTASVSLAVTRSLTHVVFEYDNEVLIKSINEQVPCVHWMNQGLVLNIKFLLNKIRHWKCNSVRRTSNTVADKIAKKARSTKLSFEFFNEYPSGIQGWITQDYDVSSI; this is encoded by the exons ATGCTTGTTGTTGAattgaaaaaagatattgtgggtGTTAAAGTGTCTAGGAAAGCTCCTCCTATTACTCATTTactctttgctgatgatattttGATCTTTGGACAAGCCAATATGCAGCATGTTAACAATATTTTGCAGATCATTAAGGAATTTGGTAACCTTCCAGGTCAGATGCTCAATTTTGAAAAGTCTTGTGTTTATTTTAGCAACAATTTAAGTCCATATACTTGTGACACTCTTGCTAATGCTCTTAATATGTCTCTAGTTGTTGATTCAGAGAAATATCTTGGTGCTCCGTTGTTACTTGGGCATTCTAAG CTGAATTTCTGGCGGGGACATAAAACAGGTAAAGGTATTAAGTTCATTGCTTGGGACAATATAAACAAGTCTAAGGACTTAGGTGGGATTGGGTTTAGGGACCTTGAAACctttaatatctctctcatatGTAAACTAGTTTGGAAAATCATTAGTGATAATGATGAATTATGGATACAAATTCTGAGAGCAAA ATGTGGAACTAGGATTAACATTTGGATGGATAATTGGGTCATAGGATTGGGTCATCCACCTGTTTCTGCTGATGGTTTAGTTAATACTGTCTCTTATACTTATGGTTCTGATATCTTTCATGAAGGCACTAGGAATTGGAAAGAGTCTCCTATTCATTATCTTTTTGAACCTATTAGTGCTAGTAAAATACTTGATATGAATGTCCCTGTTATAGGAAATGATACACTCATTTGGTTTCTTGACAGAAAAGGTTTGTTTTCTGTTAAAAGTGTGTATAATGTTATGACAAGACAATCTGAAGTTGTTACTGGGACTTATGTCATTCCTCAACAGGTTTGGAAAACTTTGTGGAAGATTAAACTTCCTCATAAGGTCAAGTTGTTTGTCTGGAAATGTATCCAAGACATTGTTCCAACTAGAGACAAACTTTCTAGGTACAAATGTGGTATTGAAACTCACT CATGGTTCTTTTATCGGGTTATTTCTTGGTTCCATACACGTGCTAATTTGAATTTTGGAACAGAGATTTCAACGGAGAGCTTAAATAAACTTCTTATGGTTTTTGTTTGGTCAATTTGGAAAGACAGATGCTCCAAAAAATTTCAGAATCATGATCCAAATAGGGTTATGACTCTGGATAACATAAACAAGATGGTTTATTATGTTCCTTCTCATGCTGTTAATCTTAACACTCAGTTGCAGATTCATAAATGGAAGCCTCCAGATTTTGGATATCTTAAAATAAACATAGATGCATCTTTTTTTAAGGAATCTTTACAAGGAGGTACAAGACTGATAATTAGAAATTTTGCAGGTCACTGCCATGGTGTGCAAGGTCAATACTTTAATGTAGGAATGATGCAAGGAATAGAGGTGGAGTTGGAATGCAAAGCTTTGACGGCATCTGTTTCTCTAGCCGTTACAAGAAGTCTTACTCATGTAGTTTTTGAATATGATAATGAAGTTTTAATTAAGTCCATTAATGAACAGGTACCCTGTGTTCATTGGATGAACCAAGGTTTAGTTTTAAACATTAAGTTTCTATTGAATAAAATTAGGCACTGGAAATGTAACTCAGTTAGGAGGACTTCCAATACAGTGGCTGATAAAATCGCCAAGAAAGCTAGGTCCACAAAATTAAGTTTTGAATTCTTTAATGAGTATCCTTCGGGCATCCAAGGTTGGATTACTCAAGATTATGATGTAAGCTCTATTTAA